The Dioscorea cayenensis subsp. rotundata cultivar TDr96_F1 chromosome 16, TDr96_F1_v2_PseudoChromosome.rev07_lg8_w22 25.fasta, whole genome shotgun sequence sequence gttcgattgtCGGCTGAgagcacatttctgggagatgtgaGTGGTTGATGTATGCAGGTAGTCCCAGCGCCCATGTGCATTTCGGATTGTTTGTCcctcttgtcaaaaaaaaaaaaaatgatatgcaAGGTCAAGATGATTAGGACGTCAAGTGCATGCATACATTCTCTATAGTAATCACATGCACTGTATGTACATGAAATTAGCATTGAATGCATGATATTGGTAATTAATCACATACTTAGTATGTACGTAACATCTGTTTTTATGAACTTCAGAAGgcatatatatgattaattaattacctgAAATGCTTTAATATAGACATGATTTATTAGAAAAACCAAACCGAACCAAATGGGAAATGGTTAAAGATTATGCTTGAGAACTtaatcaataatatataattaattaatggtcTTGAAAATGTATATATAACCGTAACCGAAAGCTAACCATATCtgtatttgtatatattatatatatgtttccttGAATTTTGATTGTTCTTTGCTCTAAGGGTCAGCTTTTGAATTAGAGAATGTGATgtgtttagggttttgttttgttttatttatttatgtatttatttatttattctgaaCCTTTTATACATACTATATATTCAGAATACATATATAACAGGAACTCAGTTGATGTTACAAAGGATTAAGAccctaaatatataaaattatatacagAGAGAGTACTCATGTATGTTATATGCGATGTGACTGTATAAAATAACAATCAAATATAAACCAGCTGCCTAAATGCATACATACCATACAAGGATGGTTATTTAAAGTAACATCTTCATATATCTAACATGttaattatatcattaattatatataaaggaaCAAGTGCACAAGCGTCTCCCTTTACCCTATATATCTCACAGTGAAATAGAACaaccaaatttgggattttgacaagttaaaaaagaatttttgtCTATTCAGAAGTTATtaattgatgatgaagaagaagaagagaagtgaAATAGAGTAATTCAATGTATTAAAATGACATAATAGTACGTTGACCTTCATACTAATACAATATAATATGAAGCACATACTTTATATCTTGgaatattttactttaaaactaaccaaataataatattttaaacacCATCAAATCGAGGGGGAAAAAAGTAATTTCGTCCCTAGTATCTTTAAGagaaataatccaaaaaatattaaaatgtgcCTTTTCTTATAAATTGTTGTGATAatgatatttgttttaatttgtttattgattaaaattcaaattaagttttataattatctCATCTTTTAAAGAGATTATCTTTTCAGAAATTTGAATGAATAGTATATGCAGTTTTCtgttcttattatttttgttttcaaattattatacATATCACAATTATAACAAGAAACTCAATTTCAAAGGATATAATATatgcaaattaaagaaaaaaatatataaaaaaaattaacatcacTATCACAATCTCACCTATAAATAGAATCTCATCATTACTTCATTTTAACTCTCAAActaaatgatttaattaattaaatattttggcTCATACAAATATATAGTGTTTATTATACTCACACAAATCAAATAAGAGGTTTGCATGACCACCTCAGATAAGTTATTGTGGTTAGTAAACGTGGAAAACATTTTTTAGAGGgaatgaaatcaataaaattagctagtagattttttttaaaaatatttcttcaCTTAAGTGGCAAAAATGAACTATATATAACTAGCTATTTGAATATCACTCAAatcataaacaaattaatatatatatatatatatatatatatatatatgaatttttttaaaaatgattaatcATGTATTCAATACAGAGTGATGTGAGTGGCAGTTGTTTTGCTCTGTTTTGTTTGTGACTCGTTGTCTGTCCCTTGTTTGGAGGGTTAGtgatactttttatttttaattggagtggtttatccatatttttttttatttattttttttttaaaaaaacaagcacACAAGTGCATTGACGGAACTGATGTATTCCAATTTCAATGACTAAATTGAGCGGGTTGAATGACTCCCACTTGTCCTTCAACAAATGCTTCCATATGGATCATGTCATTCATTGGTCAATATAGATGGCTTGAATTTgttgttttcaatttcattaattagaaaaaCACCAAATTTAATTAGAATTCTTTGAAACTTGAACTAATGGGAATCATCATAAGAAAATTATAGTATGAATCAAAGAATATGCCTAGCtagtgttttttcttctttgggtTCTTGTTCTTTACTTGTGCATTGAATGAGAACCTTAAATCTTCGGAATTTAACaggaaattttcatttttgtatgCACTTATATGTCAATGCATTTCCATTGATGGATTTTTATGCTTTTAGTGGTGTGTTActctctttaattttatataacttGCCCCTTAATATTAAAGTActttttaatgtttcttttataatgcatatatatttaacatttaatatatgtatattatagaaaaatattatataaaccaAAAAGATAAGAAGAGGATATTGTCAACTATTTGAAAAGTCAAGCTTATAATTTCGTTAGTTTTTAGGTGGTGACAAAGCAAAAGCATCTTGTTTGTCAAATAGCAAATATTTTGGAGTtgaaagacattactatatggtTGAATCACGATAATGAGATGTTTACATAGTACATTGTGAACATTAATTTACAACGAGAAATGAATGCATTAGTGTTGAAAACTATAAGGTTCTTATGAAAGTGATTAACCTTTCAAAAAGTAGAGACCTTTAATGATGCACTGAATGTTGTACACgtgtattaagaaaaaaaaaaggaagaaagacAGAAAGAGAAGTCAAAATGTTATCTCATCTGTGCTCATAAGTCATTGAAAACTGAGGATGAAGGCCATGACTTAAAACAGTATTATTCCATCTCTCAATGTATATAAGTTCTTGGTGCATGTTGCACGTTCAATGTCTAAAGTGGTGCATTGCattgcatatatttatatagtagGTTGTATATTTCCAATGGGTAGATCACCTTGTTGTGCAAAGGTTGGGCTGCAGAAAGGGCAATGGACAGCAAATGAAGATCAGTTacttatcaaatatatacaGGCCAATGGTGAAGGCCACTGGAATTCTCTCCCTCAGAAAGCAGGTGATATTTAATGCATGCATGATCTCTTTCTACAGCTAGTAATATGcttaatatgtataatatatattttgttttggtgtaATATATTTTAGGGCTTCTTAGATGTCCAAAGAGTTGCAGGTTGAGATGGATGAACTATTTAAGGCCTGATATAAAGAGAGGGAACATAGGACCACAAGAGGAAGACCTTATCATCAGGCTCCATGCATTGCTTGGCAACAGATGGTCACTGATTGCCAGAAGACTTCCTGGCCGGACAGATAATGAGATCAAGAACTATTGGAATTGTCATCTCAAGAAGAAACTCAAGGAACAAGGGTTTGCGATAAAAGAAAACCGGCtttcaaaaagaagaaatgTTATTAACTATAGTAACAAAAACAGTAAGAGTAGGAATAACAAAATTGATCATCTGAAGAAGAAGGCTGATGAAACAGGGACCAAGATATACATTCCAAAGCCTACTAGGCTTACAAGTACAATGAAGAGACCTGATTATCAAGGAAACAGGAAAAATGATGACATGAATAAGGGTAGATTAAGTTTAGAACAAGGCAATACAAGTGATAACAGTAACAGTACTAGTAGTAATGCTATTATGCAGCATCTGAACACTCTAGGGGTTTTGGAAGATGATTTGCTTCTTGATGATGAGTTTGCTATTAATGATCTCTCTTCTCTCGAGAAGCTCTTCCAAGAGTATTTGCAGGCTTTGAACTCAAATGAAGATTAACTTCATGATACGCAACACCTGTCaaattaaatactaataattaaGAGATGGACCAAATGGATgggtgcatgcatgcatatatatatatatatatatatatatatatatgatactaCATTATGACAGGCTTTCttatatatacagatatatatacaaTCTCAAGtagtttttgtgtgtgtatatatatatatatatatatatatatatatatatttaaccaCAATATATAGTGTCTTTGCTAGTGGTTGTATTAAGTAAAATGTTGtatttaaaagtattctaatCTATATGCACATGCATGAATCTAGTGTTTGTATGAGTTTGTATAtctaatgaaatattaatttatgtttcaacTAGTATATTGTCAATTTCATGATTTTCGTCAAACTTTGTTTTCAAGTGACTACCTGTAAGGGTTTCACCTTATGCGCTCGGTGGTGGACGGTTCCATGCCGAGGAGGATGACCGATGAAGCCAAGATAGGTCAAAATCCGAGTTCAAATGAAGCACTAGTCGTCCGGTGGCCTATGTGTGGGCAGCGGCCGCACATGATCGGGGATCCCGACCGGGAGTGCCGAGCGAGGGGTGCGCGGGCGCGGTGCCGCGCAATACCGAGAGCTCGCTAGGCAACGTGCGGGGCGTGATGCGCGTGGTGATGGGATCATGACCGAGGAACCGGGATGGGTAATATTTGGCTAAGTATGAGCCAAAATGGAGCCAGATCGGCGTTAGTATCGGCAGTACGGTCGATATGGACTTGTACGGTCGGTCAGCAGATAGGGCAGGCGGAGCGGGGGCTCTTAGCCAGCCATGAGCCAGCATGACATGAGGCGCATGGGCGCGTTACCGAGGGTATTTACCGAGAGGAATGGCCGAGAATTAACAGACTACCGAAGTGTATCGGCACCCACGGTCCGATAGGCGCGCGCTGCCGAGAGCATGGGGCGCGTCGGCCGGGTGATCCGAGACCGTTACCGATCATGTGAACAGTGGCGATGGGCGGCACTGTAGCGTAATCCTGATGGTGGCCGGTTGAGTCTGGGGACACTGTAGCACTGTGATTCTCTGGTACTGTAGCACTATAGCAGTGTGTTAGTTGTGACGAGACAGCTGAATGATTCTTGGCCACAAGTTTGAAGGGTCGGTTCCCTTCTCCTTGGAGGGTGATTGGCTATAAATAGCCCGCCTCCTCCCTCTCATATGGCCAGCTAGAGACCAAGTAAAGGGCTGAGCTTCCTTGGGAGAGAAGTTTGTTCTTTGGGGCTTTGTTCACCTTCATCTCTTGGTGGAGAAAAGGTCTTGGCTGTGTGTTGTTGGCTTGTGGTGTATCTCGGATCCTTTATGTTGAGAGTTTACTTTTTCTCTCAAGCTCCTTGTCTTGTGTGGTTTTCTTCGGGTAACCTTGGTGTGATGTGGGGATGATCTATCCTGGACTTCTCATGATGTCTTTGTGTGGGCTTGCATGTTTACTAGCCTTGTTTGCTTGATAGGGCATGGTTGCTTGCTAGTTCTTGGACTGTTTTTTGGTTCCAGGTCTTGGAGGTTGGCTCGACGCCTTGGTGGTGTGACAAGCGCCGcgcggtgatcgttggggtgatcgggaaggccgtgaaaactggtatcagagccttTATCCCCCAACCAAAGGAGATCAGCTGACGACAACAAGCTGCTGTTAGGCGAAGAAACAAGACAAGACTTTTGTTCGAATGGCTCGGACAATAACGGAGAGACTGGACCAGCTAGAGGCTCGCATGGAACTCATCGAACGGACGCTGATGCGGTTCGAGGAGATGCTTGGTTGCTTCGGCGATGGTGACGACGAAGCGCCCATCCGATCCGTGTGTACTAGGCTGATGGAACTAGACCTTCACGGAGCCATGATGGAGCAATCTATGCATACTTTGGCTGCCGAGGTCCAGGCTCTTAGGGCCGAGATAGGGATGACCCCGTCTTCGAGATCGTCTAGAGTCCAAGAAGAAACGACGAGGCCAAGGAAAAGAGTTATGAGAGCCAATATATGGCGGGCTAGGACACAACGGTGGGAGCGCGAGAGAGCTCGTGGTACGGAGGAGACCCAAGAGGGCCCTCATCCTCTTGCGGTGAGATTTCCTTCCCCAGACCGCCGTGATGGTGTTGGTCCTAGCCAGGCTCCACGGGATTCGGAGGAGAACATGGCGATCGTACCGGTTCAGAGTGGCCGCAATGGGAGCGAGCCATCCTCCAAGGAATCCACTGTCCGCTTGGGTTGAGCGTGATGGGAACTGCGGGACAGAGAACGAAGCCCATATACCTTGATGCTTAGGAGGGCATCAGGATGTTTATATGTCAAAAGggttatgtatgtgtgtatgccCTTTTGAATGGTGTATGTTTTGATGCCTTTGTTTTTATGTAACCATGAGGGCAGCCCCTCTTTTGTTTTCATGTGTTATTGCTCTTTATGGCAATTTTGGGTTATGTAATCCCCTTTGCCGAGCAAACGTATGGGAGTAGGGGAGCTTGGTTGGCAGAAGCAAGTGATCGCTAGGCCGCAGGAAAGGCAGAAGCATGGGCAGTTTGTCTGGCCGGAGAAGGGGCAGAGGCAAGGGCGGTGTGCTTGGCTGAGATTGGGCGGGAACGGGCGCGGGTTGCTTGGCCGAGGGCAAGCTTCGTGACCTTACTATCCTGAGTTGGCAACGAAAGAAGCATGGGTGCTAGTGGGCTGTGATGGTAATTAACATGGCGAATGGATTCTCCATGTTATGGCGTCAAGACGTCGTCGGCGGACCGATGACATTGAAGTTTGGAGATGAACCTCAATATTCCACTTGGTTTTGGTGATGAAAACTTAGGTTGGAAATTTAAAATCGGGGTAGGCCAAAGAAGATGTTCTTTGGACACTCCGTACGGAAATCTGACTACTGGCATTAGTTTGGCCGTATGAGGTTACTATAAACCCTTAGCCCCGTTCGACGAGGGCGTCGAACTTTCTCTAGTGGGGGTGGTTTTTAAGGGTTTCACCTTATGCGCTCGGCGGTGGACGGTTCCATGCCGAGGAGGATGACCGATGAAGCCAAGATAGGTCAAAATCCGAGTCCAAATGAAGCACTAGTCGTCCGGTGGCCTATGTGTGGGCAGCGGCCGCACATGATCGGGGATCCCGACCGGGAGTGCCGAGCGAGGGGTGCGCGGGCGCGGTGTCGCGCAATACCGAGAGCTCGCTAGGCAACGTGCGGGGCGTGATGCGCGTGGTGATGGGATCATGACCGAGGAACCGGGATGGGTAATATTTGGCTAAGTATGAGCCAAAATGGAGCCAGATCGGCGTTAGTATCGGCAGTACGGTCGATATGGACTTGTACGGTCGGTCAGCAGATAGGGCAGGCGGAGCGGGGGCTCTTAGCCAGCCATGAGCCAGCATGACACGAGGCGCATGGGCGCGTTACCGAGGGTCTTTACCGAGAGGAATGGCCGAGAATTAACAGACTACCGAAGTGTATCGGCACCCACGGTCCGATAGGCGCGCGCTGCCGGGAGCATGGGGCGCGTCGGCCGGGTGATCCGAGACCGTTACCGATCAGGTGAACAGTGGCAATGGGCGGCACTGTAGCGTGATCCTGATGGTGGCCGGCTGAGTCTGGGACACTGTAGCACTGTGCTTCTTTGGTACTGTAGCACTGTAGCAGTGTGTTAGTTGTGACGAGACAACTGAATGATTCTTGGCCACAAGTTTGAAGGGTCGGTTCCCTTCTCCTTGGAGGGTGATTGGCTATAAATAGCCCGCCTCCTCCCTCTCATATGGCCAGCTAGAGACCAAGTAAAGGGCTGAGCTTCCTTGGGAGAGAAGCTTGTTCTTTGGGGCTTTGTTCACCTTCATCTCTTGGTGGAGAGAAGGTCTTGGCTGTGTGTTGTTGGCTTGTGGTGTATCTCGGATCCTTTATGTTGAGAGTTTACTTTTTCTCTCAAGCTCCTTGTCTTGTGTGGTTTTCTTCGGGTAACCTTGGTGTGATGTGGGGATGATCTATCCTGGACTTCTCATGATGTCTTTGTGTGGGCTTGCATGTTTACTAGCCTTGTTTGCTTGATAGGGCATGGTTGCTTGCTAGTTCTTGGACTGTTTTTGGTTCCAGGTCTTGGAGGCTGGCTCggcgccttggtggtgtgacgagcGCCGCGCGGTGATCGTTGGGGCGATCGGGAAGACCGTGACACTACCCATGGTGGCATTAATTCTCACAAAGATCGAGATCTCATTTTgttcttattataatttatatcatAGTTTAAATCTAGAATGTTcaatgtttcttttatttttgttacataTGTGTCATTGcatattctctattttttaattagttttattttcataatcgATATCTAGAAGTCATCGTTATCATTAATATCAACAATTATCAAGACCAAGGAATTTTGCAAACTTATATCTCATCCTCCAAATTTTTACCATGaattttttgggaaagaggagcggggcgaaccaaCTAAAGACCCAGGGAtatgcacaagcctcggtggaataaatgaggatggggccgcgctcacgtaggcgctggaaccacccatacacaactactattcataactcccagaaatgtgctcTCAGCCGAGGATCGAACTCTCAGCACTCGGtaagagctctatcggcgacccgtgtaccaatagacccaaaggtcGTTGGCAAATTTTTACCATGAATTTGAGAGGAGTGGTGAACAAACAAATATGCAGATTCAAAATCTATATACAGAAAACCAACACCTAAAATTAATTAACCCTTATAACTCTATTAAGCTCTAATTAACACTTGCTGTAGCTACATAATTTGTACTATGCTCAACAAATCTCAACCGTTCAACTTTATTTTTACTAGActtacaataattataaaaaaaccaaaaccttAAACTAATAAATCCTAATGAACCGTATTAAACCATAATTAATACTCATTGTAACTACCTAATCTGTATTGTGCTCAACTGAGACATTTTATGAAAGTCTGCAGTTGAAGTATTCTATGAATATATTAGTATGTTATGATTGTCTATGTTTAACATTATTAGTTATaaatggaaaataatgtttatgcTTGATGATATTATTAGTAGGGAAGATGTTATGTatgtcaatttaaaaaatattgtaacCTATGCTAATAAGAGGCCAATATTGTATGAGTTTTAATGCATGAATATATCTccataaatttttgtatttttttaataaaaaaattattaaaataatggtaactttttttttttaccaagtgAGATGTTGAGAGATCAACACTCACATAATATTTGGTTGAGTGGTTTGTACACCTTCTcacaaaaactttttatttttttatttttaattctatatGATTAATTCCTTGAAATCTTCATCCATTGATCAATTGGATACCTCACCATATCAATATGGTTGTGGGAAGTTCCCTAACACATCAAcctcaatttaattttttaaatatatatatatatatatatatattaaaaagtgaaataaaccatatgtattaaaaaatatatattttttaattatttaaaaaattgacatCAGTGATGAAAATCTTAacctttctttaatttttttagacatTTTgaagatattatatttaaacttttttttataaaagcaaAATTGACCTCTGATCAAGGAAGAAGAGTAAAATATtagtttctttttataaaaataactaccattaattttaatttttaaagaacaAATTAGACTACATAATTTAGATTATATTATGATCATAAGAATTTCACCACATGTTTGAAATGTttctttatttatgtattaattgaatttaatttagGACAAGAATTATATAACTTCTAATTTgttcattatattttaatgaaatatactATTGAAATACAAGACTATATATTTTGACAAAACCTTCTTTCATGTTATCAACTAGCATTATATTTATTCTAATCCCATACCaactctttatttttctcttgtgtATTGGTGGA is a genomic window containing:
- the LOC120278615 gene encoding transcription factor MYB3-like produces the protein MGRSPCCAKVGLQKGQWTANEDQLLIKYIQANGEGHWNSLPQKAGLLRCPKSCRLRWMNYLRPDIKRGNIGPQEEDLIIRLHALLGNRWSLIARRLPGRTDNEIKNYWNCHLKKKLKEQGFAIKENRLSKRRNVINYKPLSPNQRRSADDNKLLLGEETRQDFCSNGSDNNGETGPARGSHGTHRTDADAVRGDAWLLRRW